From a single Paludibacter jiangxiensis genomic region:
- a CDS encoding bifunctional 3,4-dihydroxy-2-butanone-4-phosphate synthase/GTP cyclohydrolase II: MEQFQLNTIDEAIEEIRNGKFVIVVDDEDRENEGDFICAAELITPEKVNFMITHGRGLVCAPLTEERCDELSLPMQSEDNTSMHGTPFTVSVDLLEHGCTTGVSAFDRAATIKALCDPSILPTDLGRPGHIFPLRARSRGVLRRAGHTEAAVDLAQLAGLYPAGVLVEVINEDGTMARLPQLLEVAKKFDLKVVSVKDLITYRLERESLVEKGEEVMMPTAYGEFHLIPFRQKSNGLEHVALIKGEWNPDEPILVRVHSSCMTGDIFGSMRCECGEQLHKAMQMIEKEGKGVVVYMNQEGRGIGLMNKIKAYKLQENGMDTVDANLHLGFKADERDYGVGAQILRELGITQMRLMTNNPVKRIGLESYGLTIVENVPIEVTPNEHNAFYMHTKKERMGHVLKKI, encoded by the coding sequence ATGGAACAATTTCAATTAAATACTATAGATGAGGCCATTGAAGAAATTCGCAATGGCAAATTTGTTATCGTGGTAGATGATGAAGATCGCGAAAATGAAGGCGATTTTATTTGTGCTGCCGAGTTGATAACTCCCGAGAAGGTAAACTTCATGATTACACACGGACGCGGTTTGGTGTGTGCGCCTCTTACCGAAGAACGTTGTGACGAATTGTCATTACCTATGCAGTCAGAGGATAATACCTCCATGCACGGTACGCCTTTTACGGTGTCTGTCGATTTACTGGAGCATGGATGTACCACCGGCGTTTCGGCATTTGACCGTGCGGCCACAATCAAAGCTTTGTGCGATCCGTCAATTCTTCCTACCGATTTAGGTCGTCCCGGGCATATCTTCCCGTTAAGAGCACGCAGTCGTGGTGTCCTACGCAGAGCAGGGCATACCGAAGCTGCTGTTGATTTGGCTCAACTGGCAGGGCTTTATCCAGCCGGAGTGTTGGTGGAAGTGATTAACGAAGACGGAACCATGGCGCGTTTGCCTCAGCTGCTGGAAGTTGCAAAGAAATTTGACTTGAAGGTCGTTTCTGTAAAAGACCTCATTACTTATCGTCTGGAACGTGAGTCGTTGGTAGAAAAAGGTGAAGAGGTGATGATGCCTACTGCTTACGGTGAGTTTCACCTGATTCCTTTCCGTCAGAAATCGAACGGACTGGAGCATGTTGCCCTGATCAAAGGAGAATGGAACCCGGATGAACCGATTCTGGTACGCGTACATTCTTCGTGTATGACCGGCGATATTTTCGGTTCAATGCGTTGCGAATGCGGCGAACAGCTTCACAAAGCCATGCAGATGATCGAGAAAGAGGGGAAAGGTGTTGTGGTGTACATGAATCAGGAAGGTCGTGGTATCGGCCTGATGAACAAGATAAAAGCTTACAAGTTGCAGGAAAACGGTATGGATACCGTGGATGCAAACCTTCATTTGGGTTTCAAAGCCGATGAACGTGATTATGGTGTTGGTGCGCAGATATTACGTGAGTTGGGTATTACACAAATGCGCCTGATGACCAATAATCCGGTAAAACGTATCGGTTTGGAATCATACGGACTTACTATTGTGGAAAATGTCCCCATTGAAGTTACTCCCAATGAACACAATGCATTCTACATGCACACCAAAAAAGAACGTATGGGTCATGTGTTGAAAAAGATATGA
- a CDS encoding LptF/LptG family permease, with translation MRILKRIDSYTLANFIRLFSATFFICLFVFLMQFLWKYVDDMVGKGLGITVLAEFFMYAAVSLVPLALPMSIMLASLMSYGNMGEQLELLAMKSAGVSLFRIMRPLIIVISMVCVGAFFFSNYVLPKSQTKMFTLLLSMRQKSPELEIPTGEFYKGISGYTLFVGGKDLKGQLLKNVIVYDFSNGFSNASVMLADSGRLVMSSDKHFLTFSLYSGESFENLQQQQTMTPETKVPYRREIFSRKQIIIDFDASFTRFNESLLKNEQISKNVIELNHTIDSLNKEIKQIIKNRTVVNNQNQYLNRINHVPFHQATAKNFKFEKYNTDTLFMSLSLDEKKNAVSNALSEVSRARGEMTFSNMDIKEKQMNIRRHSIEWHRKFALSFACLIFFFIGVPLGAIIRKGGFGMPVVISVLMFIFYYIIDNAGTKMAREGFWPAWRGMWLSSAILLPIGIFLTYKAVGDSVIMNPDAYLQLIKTGRKRLAGYLQQGKRYVNHRLRKNSKN, from the coding sequence ATGCGAATACTAAAACGAATTGATTCATATACACTTGCTAATTTTATAAGGCTGTTTTCGGCAACCTTTTTTATCTGCCTGTTTGTCTTTTTGATGCAATTTCTCTGGAAATATGTTGACGATATGGTAGGAAAGGGGCTGGGCATTACTGTGCTTGCGGAATTTTTTATGTATGCCGCCGTGTCGCTTGTGCCGCTGGCATTACCGATGTCCATCATGCTTGCCTCGCTTATGTCGTACGGAAATATGGGGGAACAGCTCGAACTGTTGGCGATGAAATCGGCAGGAGTCTCTTTGTTTCGGATTATGCGGCCTCTTATCATTGTTATTTCAATGGTATGCGTGGGGGCATTTTTCTTTTCTAACTATGTGTTGCCCAAGAGCCAGACGAAGATGTTCACCCTCCTGCTCTCTATGCGGCAGAAATCACCCGAGTTGGAAATTCCTACCGGCGAATTTTATAAAGGAATCAGCGGCTATACTCTTTTTGTAGGCGGTAAAGACCTGAAGGGGCAGCTACTCAAAAATGTGATTGTCTACGATTTTTCCAACGGTTTCAGCAATGCATCGGTCATGCTGGCCGACTCTGGTCGTCTGGTGATGAGTAGTGATAAGCACTTTCTTACTTTCAGTCTTTATAGCGGTGAGTCGTTTGAGAACTTGCAGCAGCAACAAACGATGACGCCCGAGACCAAGGTTCCTTACCGGCGCGAGATATTCTCGAGAAAGCAGATCATTATTGATTTTGATGCCAGTTTTACCCGCTTTAACGAATCGCTACTGAAGAATGAGCAAATCAGTAAGAATGTGATTGAGCTGAATCATACGATTGATTCTCTTAATAAGGAAATAAAGCAGATAATAAAGAACCGGACTGTCGTTAATAATCAGAATCAGTATCTGAACCGGATAAACCATGTTCCATTCCATCAGGCAACAGCTAAGAATTTTAAGTTTGAAAAATACAATACCGACACGCTTTTTATGTCGCTTAGTCTGGATGAAAAGAAAAACGCGGTTAGCAATGCACTGAGTGAGGTAAGTCGTGCGAGAGGTGAAATGACCTTCTCAAACATGGATATAAAGGAAAAACAGATGAATATCCGCCGCCATTCAATAGAATGGCATCGTAAATTCGCACTGTCGTTTGCCTGCCTTATCTTTTTCTTTATCGGGGTTCCCTTAGGAGCTATTATCCGAAAGGGAGGTTTCGGTATGCCGGTAGTGATTTCTGTTTTGATGTTCATCTTTTACTATATTATTGACAATGCCGGTACAAAGATGGCAAGAGAAGGATTTTGGCCCGCTTGGCGAGGAATGTGGCTTAGCTCTGCTATTTTGTTGCCGATCGGAATATTTTTGACCTATAAAGCAGTGGGCGATTCCGTTATTATGAATCCGGATGCATATTTGCAGTTGATAAAGACCGGCCGAAAACGTTTGGCAGGCTATTTGCAACAAGGGAAAAGATATGTAAACCACCGCTTGCGCAAAAACTCAAAAAACTAA
- the radA gene encoding DNA repair protein RadA, with protein sequence MAKIKSVYVCQNCGAESPKWIGKCSSCGEWNSYVEEVIRKETPSKAVHNVDTAQSKPVRIEEVESTTEQRMDTYSAEFNRVLGGGLVGGSLVLLGGEPGIGKSTLILQVALNMVNKKVLYVSGEESVKQLKLRSERLLKPASECFVVSETSLEQIFVHIKNVQPDIVVIDSIQTISTEYAESSPGSVTQVRECSAALLKFAKESGIPVLLIGHINKEGSIAGPKVLEHIVDTVLQFEGDQNYMYRILRANKNRFGSTAELGIFEMLQNGLREVTNPSELLLSQNHEGLSGVAIASAIEGIRPFLIEAQALVSTAAYGTPQRSSTGFDIRRMNMLLAVLEKRAGFKLAQKDVFLNIAGGLKVNDPAIDLAIITSILSSSMDIALERHICMAGEVGLSGEIRPVNRIEQRILEAEKLGFKKIIIPDYNLHKSDKNTRFSIEVIKAKKVEDAFRVLFGKQ encoded by the coding sequence ATGGCTAAAATAAAATCGGTTTACGTATGTCAGAATTGTGGAGCTGAATCGCCTAAATGGATCGGCAAATGCTCTTCATGTGGTGAATGGAACAGCTACGTGGAAGAGGTAATCCGAAAAGAAACGCCATCGAAAGCCGTTCACAATGTGGATACGGCTCAATCAAAGCCGGTTCGTATTGAAGAAGTAGAGAGCACAACCGAACAACGTATGGACACCTATTCCGCCGAGTTCAACCGGGTACTGGGTGGCGGTTTGGTCGGTGGCTCACTGGTTTTGCTGGGTGGAGAGCCCGGCATTGGCAAATCGACCCTGATTCTTCAGGTTGCCCTTAACATGGTCAATAAAAAAGTATTGTATGTTTCGGGAGAAGAGAGCGTAAAACAGCTGAAATTACGTTCCGAAAGGCTGCTTAAACCAGCTTCGGAATGCTTTGTGGTAAGCGAGACTTCACTCGAGCAGATTTTTGTTCACATCAAAAATGTACAACCCGATATTGTAGTAATCGATTCCATCCAGACCATTTCAACGGAATATGCTGAGTCATCACCCGGGAGCGTCACGCAGGTGCGGGAGTGTTCTGCCGCGCTTCTCAAATTCGCCAAAGAATCAGGCATTCCGGTATTGCTTATCGGTCATATCAACAAAGAAGGCAGTATTGCCGGTCCGAAAGTACTGGAACACATTGTCGATACAGTGCTTCAGTTCGAGGGCGACCAAAACTATATGTACCGCATTCTCCGCGCCAACAAAAACCGCTTTGGAAGTACTGCCGAACTTGGAATCTTTGAAATGCTGCAAAACGGGCTGCGCGAGGTAACTAACCCATCGGAACTTCTGCTATCACAGAATCACGAAGGTCTTAGTGGCGTCGCCATTGCCTCAGCCATCGAAGGCATCCGTCCTTTTCTCATTGAGGCACAGGCATTGGTTAGCACAGCTGCTTATGGCACGCCACAACGTTCGTCCACCGGGTTTGACATTCGCCGTATGAACATGCTTTTAGCTGTCCTTGAAAAAAGAGCCGGATTCAAACTTGCACAAAAAGATGTCTTTCTGAACATCGCGGGCGGGCTGAAAGTAAACGACCCCGCTATTGACCTGGCTATTATCACCTCGATCCTCTCATCCAGCATGGATATTGCACTCGAACGGCATATCTGCATGGCGGGCGAAGTCGGTCTGTCAGGCGAAATCCGTCCGGTAAACCGCATCGAACAACGCATTCTCGAAGCAGAAAAGCTCGGTTTCAAGAAAATCATTATTCCTGACTACAACCTTCATAAGTCCGATAAAAACACCCGCTTCTCCATCGAAGTAATCAAAGCCAAGAAAGTGGAAGACGCCTTTAGAGTATTATTCGGGAAACAATAA
- a CDS encoding polysaccharide biosynthesis/export family protein has protein sequence MNKTLFYLCLILLLSSCHAYKDIVYVQDAGRLAGFTDTTHCSIPDPILKQGDLLVITVNATTPEAALPFNLPLIPGQGNNTGNYDPSSGNISSAGGTGSGTLQNYLIDTQGNINFPVLGKIHAVGMTKNQLADYIVKQIHPKYIKENPIVNIRFANFKISVLGEVTRPGAFSINNEKISLFEAIALAGDLTIYGKRDNVLLIREGNDGKRQTTRIDLRDNRLINSSWFYLQQNDVLYIQPNNPKSRASGFSTAETISISVVGTLISLASLIVTLSK, from the coding sequence GTGAACAAGACATTATTCTATCTTTGCCTGATTCTGCTACTCTCTTCCTGCCACGCCTACAAAGATATTGTGTATGTACAGGACGCGGGACGATTGGCCGGCTTCACCGACACAACACACTGTTCAATACCGGATCCAATACTAAAACAGGGCGATCTTCTGGTTATCACCGTCAATGCAACAACCCCGGAAGCTGCTCTTCCTTTCAACCTGCCACTCATTCCCGGCCAGGGCAACAATACCGGCAACTACGATCCGAGCAGTGGCAATATCTCATCAGCAGGAGGCACTGGCTCCGGCACCCTCCAAAATTATCTGATCGACACACAAGGCAATATCAATTTTCCTGTTTTAGGCAAAATCCATGCAGTAGGAATGACCAAAAATCAACTGGCAGATTACATCGTAAAACAAATACATCCGAAATACATCAAGGAGAATCCTATCGTCAACATACGTTTTGCCAACTTCAAAATTTCCGTTCTTGGAGAGGTTACCCGCCCCGGGGCTTTCTCCATCAACAATGAGAAAATCTCACTCTTTGAGGCCATTGCTCTTGCCGGCGACCTGACCATTTACGGAAAACGCGACAACGTACTGCTTATTCGGGAAGGAAACGACGGCAAGCGACAAACCACACGCATCGACCTGAGAGACAACCGTCTTATCAACTCTTCCTGGTTTTATCTGCAACAAAATGATGTATTGTACATACAACCCAACAATCCAAAGTCAAGAGCTTCGGGATTCAGCACCGCAGAAACAATATCCATCTCGGTAGTAGGCACTCTTATATCACTTGCGTCACTGATTGTGACATTATCAAAATAA
- a CDS encoding GumC family protein yields MENYSDLFEQEFQEKPINWRDVFERFVVYWKWIVASAILFLIAGYIYTRTQIDTYEFNASMLVIDQSKNGQMNEMSMLKQLDAMGIGGNTPSMVNDEQQVLCSTELMKRVVNQLELHTSYTGKHFLKQEDLYTDSPLHLKTDYKILSQLDIDESIELKVTPSGDGSLSVDGSYGNQTFNQEIKHLPATIQTPLGAMTLELRPGKAIPETEIDIVISNPTTIAQDLCKNALQSDIGKQADVIQLTLTSTNIRKGKDILQALVEIYNKDAVEQVNRSAVNTATFIDTRLKLLTGDLTNVEKDVESYKQANHMTDLDADAQVYLQQGTAYDQQRNEAEIQLHLAKYVEQFIHDPANETALIPNLGLTDVGLVAVIQKYNELVIARDRIRRSSSDDNPSLKTLNQQIQTARRAIQVSIGNSRKGLQISNGDLNSKYSQLKARLNQLPRQEREFLEIKRQQQVKESLYLFLLQKREEASLNMAVTVPKGRMLNAPDKATHKSPRTNMILFVFLLMGIAFPILIIYFRDLLNSSIRDSKEVEKLTSLPVITELGHNDDDSSLIDHTSQSNTNAELFRLLRTKLQFALDYPSEKVIIVTSTEPGEGKTFVSINLALSLSLTDKKILLIGMDLRKPQLAKYFNIIKQDGISAYLSGHESDYKNLIHQTAAYPHLDILPAGQIPPNPNELMMKDRLDTLVEELKKAYDYIVFDTAPVGAVSDTLLLNRLTHATLYVCRAGYSDKRNIELVNRLHQEKNLNHLYLVVNDVNIDHRRYSYRKGYSYGYGKYYGHKKEKKDAKRFPFLKN; encoded by the coding sequence ATGGAGAACTACTCAGACCTGTTTGAACAGGAATTTCAGGAAAAACCAATCAACTGGAGAGACGTATTTGAGCGCTTCGTGGTTTATTGGAAATGGATTGTTGCGTCAGCCATTCTCTTCCTCATAGCCGGCTATATTTACACCCGAACACAAATAGACACATATGAATTCAACGCATCCATGCTGGTAATCGACCAGTCGAAAAACGGACAGATGAATGAAATGTCCATGCTGAAACAGCTCGATGCAATGGGTATTGGCGGAAATACCCCTTCCATGGTCAATGACGAACAACAGGTTCTCTGTTCCACCGAATTGATGAAAAGGGTCGTCAATCAGTTAGAACTACACACCTCCTATACCGGCAAACATTTTCTAAAACAGGAAGATCTCTACACCGACTCTCCTTTACACCTGAAGACAGATTACAAAATCCTCAGTCAGCTTGACATTGACGAAAGCATCGAACTAAAAGTCACCCCATCCGGAGATGGCTCCCTCTCAGTTGATGGAAGTTATGGCAATCAAACATTCAATCAGGAGATAAAGCACCTACCTGCCACTATCCAAACACCCCTTGGCGCAATGACTCTGGAACTACGCCCGGGCAAAGCTATTCCTGAAACCGAAATAGACATTGTCATATCCAACCCTACAACCATCGCGCAGGATCTTTGTAAAAATGCCCTTCAATCAGACATAGGAAAACAGGCGGATGTAATCCAACTCACCCTCACCTCCACCAACATCCGAAAGGGCAAAGACATTCTCCAGGCATTAGTAGAAATTTACAACAAAGATGCTGTGGAACAGGTCAATCGTTCGGCTGTCAACACCGCCACATTTATTGACACCCGTCTAAAATTACTGACCGGAGACCTGACAAACGTGGAAAAAGATGTGGAAAGCTACAAACAAGCCAACCACATGACAGATCTGGATGCCGATGCTCAGGTTTATCTTCAGCAGGGCACCGCATACGATCAGCAGCGCAACGAAGCTGAAATACAGCTACATCTGGCCAAATATGTAGAACAGTTTATTCACGATCCAGCCAACGAAACAGCCCTGATTCCCAACCTGGGACTCACCGATGTGGGACTGGTAGCCGTTATCCAGAAATACAACGAACTGGTAATTGCCCGCGATCGCATCCGCCGGAGTTCTTCGGACGATAACCCCTCACTAAAAACCCTTAACCAACAAATACAAACTGCCCGAAGAGCCATTCAGGTCAGTATCGGGAACTCCCGCAAAGGATTACAGATCAGCAATGGCGACCTCAACTCCAAATATTCACAACTTAAGGCCCGTCTTAACCAGCTGCCTCGCCAGGAGAGAGAATTTCTCGAAATTAAACGACAACAGCAGGTAAAGGAAAGCCTCTATCTGTTCCTCCTGCAAAAGAGGGAAGAGGCTTCGCTCAACATGGCTGTCACTGTACCCAAAGGAAGGATGTTAAATGCGCCCGACAAAGCAACTCATAAGAGTCCACGCACCAACATGATACTATTTGTCTTTCTGTTGATGGGTATCGCTTTCCCTATTCTTATTATCTACTTCCGAGACCTACTGAATTCCAGCATCCGCGACAGCAAGGAGGTAGAAAAACTCACTTCACTACCTGTGATCACCGAACTCGGACATAATGATGACGACTCCTCTTTAATCGATCATACGTCGCAATCCAATACCAACGCCGAGCTATTCCGACTATTGCGAACCAAACTGCAATTTGCACTCGACTACCCCTCCGAAAAAGTGATTATAGTCACCTCCACAGAACCGGGCGAAGGGAAAACCTTTGTTAGCATCAACCTGGCTTTATCACTCTCGCTCACCGACAAGAAAATATTGCTGATAGGAATGGATCTCCGAAAACCACAGCTTGCAAAGTACTTCAATATTATAAAACAAGACGGTATATCGGCTTATCTCTCCGGCCATGAATCCGACTACAAAAACCTTATTCACCAAACGGCAGCTTATCCCCACCTGGACATACTCCCGGCAGGCCAGATACCACCCAACCCTAACGAACTGATGATGAAGGACCGTCTCGACACGTTGGTGGAAGAGCTAAAAAAAGCTTACGACTACATCGTATTCGACACCGCTCCGGTAGGTGCCGTATCTGACACTCTTCTTCTCAACAGGCTAACACACGCCACGCTTTATGTTTGCCGTGCCGGCTACTCCGACAAACGGAATATTGAACTGGTAAACCGACTGCATCAGGAAAAGAATCTGAATCATCTCTACCTCGTTGTAAATGACGTAAATATAGACCATCGCCGCTATTCCTACCGCAAAGGATACAGCTACGGCTACGGCAAATATTACGGTCATAAAAAAGAAAAGAAGGATGCTAAAAGATTCCCGTTTCTGAAAAACTAA
- a CDS encoding polysaccharide biosynthesis protein gives MEALRQRILSHPYYDKALYWFKTISITGLAQIIVQGVGFVTGILIIRLLPTQEYALYTLANTMLGTMTVLADGGISSGVMAQGGKVWQDREKLGVVLATGLDLRRKFAVGSLIVSTPILFYLLLHHGASWMTSILIVMSLIPAFYAAISDSLLEMVPKLNQSIFPLQKNQVGVGIGRLVLTGLTLFVFPWTFVAIWASGIPRIYGNIQLRKIAYGFTDRQQLDPVIRKEILSMVRRILPGSIYYCLSGQIALWLISILGNTTSVAQLGALGRFAMLLTLLNVWVGTLIIPRFARLSEKKKVLLERFFQIFILLFFVLLIIVALVYLFSDSILWILGKNYIGLQNELILSIIGSCIGLLAGVAFSLFTSRGWVINPVFSIFLSLLSIVVGALIFNMSSLQGVLLYNIYLSFFQLLINGGYCLYKIKTTI, from the coding sequence ATGGAAGCCCTAAGGCAACGCATATTATCCCATCCCTATTACGATAAAGCCCTTTATTGGTTTAAAACCATCTCCATTACCGGACTGGCACAAATAATTGTTCAGGGAGTAGGGTTTGTTACAGGTATTCTGATTATTCGTTTATTACCAACTCAGGAATATGCATTGTATACCTTGGCAAATACTATGTTGGGCACGATGACTGTTCTTGCTGATGGTGGAATATCATCCGGCGTCATGGCGCAGGGTGGCAAAGTGTGGCAGGATCGGGAAAAACTGGGTGTGGTATTGGCTACCGGACTTGATCTGCGGCGAAAGTTTGCGGTGGGAAGTTTGATAGTTTCTACTCCTATTTTATTCTATTTACTGTTGCATCACGGAGCCAGTTGGATGACTTCTATTTTGATAGTAATGTCTTTGATACCAGCTTTTTACGCCGCTATTTCTGATTCATTGTTAGAGATGGTTCCCAAACTGAATCAGTCGATATTTCCGCTTCAAAAAAATCAGGTTGGAGTTGGTATTGGTCGTTTAGTTCTAACAGGACTCACTCTTTTTGTTTTTCCATGGACTTTTGTGGCTATTTGGGCAAGTGGGATTCCCCGTATTTACGGTAATATTCAGTTGCGAAAGATAGCTTATGGATTTACGGATAGACAACAACTAGATCCAGTGATCCGAAAAGAAATTTTATCAATGGTAAGGAGAATTCTTCCTGGTTCAATTTATTATTGTTTATCCGGGCAGATTGCTTTATGGTTAATCTCTATTTTGGGGAATACGACATCTGTGGCACAGTTAGGTGCGCTGGGGCGGTTTGCAATGTTGTTGACTCTACTTAATGTTTGGGTGGGGACTTTGATTATTCCTCGCTTTGCCAGATTATCGGAGAAAAAGAAGGTCTTGTTGGAAAGGTTTTTCCAAATATTTATATTGCTATTTTTTGTGCTTCTTATTATTGTAGCATTAGTTTATTTGTTTTCCGATTCGATTTTATGGATACTAGGAAAAAACTATATTGGGCTTCAGAATGAACTCATATTAAGTATAATAGGAAGTTGTATAGGATTGCTTGCGGGAGTAGCTTTTTCTCTTTTTACAAGTAGAGGTTGGGTTATAAATCCTGTCTTTTCAATTTTTCTTAGTTTATTATCAATAGTAGTTGGCGCTTTGATTTTTAACATGTCCTCTTTACAAGGAGTGCTATTGTATAATATTTATCTTTCATTTTTTCAGTTACTTATTAATGGTGGGTATTGCCTTTACAAAATTAAAACTACTATATGA
- a CDS encoding glycosyltransferase yields MKITFICGSLAPGRDGVGDYTRRLAAELIRQGHQSSIIALNDRMLKDVQITSQETEGTQVKVLRLSAKLCSKKRFLEAKNFIEVMNPEWLSLQYVPFAFQNKGLPFGLGRRLARIGKGRKWHIMFHELWVGMEDEATLKNKVWGRIQTLLILNLVKSLNPFIHTQTKLYQWQLGRFGLDVKYLPLFGNIPIIKRVSYKLNSKGDRLSIIFFGNIHYGAPIEEFCKDLKQYSMKENIKIKVDFIGKCSNEQSTWSSKLKAYGFVVCENGEMSENMISEYLQNSHLGISTTPILLAEKSGTIAAMREHSLPVLCVSRSWDIQKFPKDRLPVGINIFHPGMINDTILEQRNTVIANSLQKVCTDFLNTLILKN; encoded by the coding sequence ATGAAGATCACTTTTATTTGCGGCTCACTTGCACCCGGTAGAGATGGAGTTGGGGATTATACCCGGCGGCTAGCTGCAGAGCTGATCCGTCAGGGTCATCAATCCTCAATTATTGCATTGAATGACCGAATGCTTAAGGATGTTCAAATTACATCTCAAGAGACTGAAGGGACACAGGTAAAGGTATTGCGCTTATCAGCTAAGCTATGTTCGAAGAAGAGATTTTTAGAAGCTAAAAATTTCATAGAAGTAATGAACCCTGAGTGGTTAAGTCTTCAATATGTTCCTTTTGCCTTTCAGAATAAAGGATTGCCATTTGGCTTGGGCAGACGGTTGGCAAGAATTGGCAAAGGCCGGAAATGGCATATTATGTTCCATGAATTGTGGGTGGGAATGGAGGATGAAGCCACATTAAAAAATAAAGTCTGGGGAAGAATACAAACTCTATTAATTCTCAATCTTGTTAAAAGTTTAAATCCCTTTATACATACACAAACAAAGCTCTATCAATGGCAGCTTGGAAGATTCGGTTTAGACGTTAAATACCTGCCCTTATTTGGGAATATCCCAATAATCAAGAGAGTCTCCTATAAATTAAATTCAAAAGGAGATCGCCTATCAATTATTTTTTTTGGAAATATTCATTACGGCGCCCCTATTGAAGAATTCTGTAAAGATTTGAAACAATATTCAATGAAGGAAAACATAAAGATTAAAGTTGATTTTATTGGAAAGTGTAGCAATGAGCAGTCTACATGGAGCTCAAAATTAAAAGCCTATGGTTTTGTAGTCTGCGAAAATGGAGAGATGTCAGAAAATATGATTTCGGAATATCTGCAAAACTCACATTTGGGTATTTCAACAACACCAATACTTCTTGCTGAGAAAAGTGGAACTATCGCAGCTATGCGAGAACATAGTTTGCCCGTTCTTTGTGTCTCCAGATCATGGGATATCCAAAAGTTCCCTAAAGATCGGTTGCCGGTGGGAATTAATATCTTTCATCCGGGAATGATTAATGACACAATTTTAGAGCAACGTAATACAGTTATTGCAAATTCGCTGCAAAAAGTATGTACTGACTTTCTGAATACATTGATTTTAAAGAATTGA
- a CDS encoding acyltransferase, which yields MATLTYLWNNRARYPFSSVLFYRAWAKRILCLPELIKRNQRRSGLVRKGASIHPTAEIGETVVDGHKSKLSIGAFSFVGKVRIALHEKVIIGDKVCINDGVQILTASHDISDPDWSSIKAQIIIEDYAWIATNAILLPGVTIGKGAVVGAGAVVSKSIAPGEIVVGNPAKSIQKKRTEDLRYNPCEFLAGNRAWLIG from the coding sequence ATGGCAACTCTAACATACTTGTGGAATAATAGAGCCAGATATCCCTTTTCTTCTGTTTTATTTTATCGTGCATGGGCAAAACGTATTTTGTGTTTACCTGAATTGATTAAAAGAAATCAAAGACGATCTGGTTTAGTACGTAAAGGAGCCTCTATACATCCGACTGCCGAAATTGGAGAGACTGTTGTTGATGGTCATAAATCGAAACTTTCAATCGGTGCTTTTTCGTTTGTTGGAAAGGTTCGGATTGCTTTACATGAAAAGGTTATTATTGGTGATAAAGTTTGCATCAATGACGGAGTTCAGATATTGACAGCTTCGCATGATATTTCAGATCCGGATTGGTCATCGATCAAAGCTCAAATTATAATTGAAGATTATGCATGGATTGCTACGAATGCCATATTATTACCCGGTGTTACTATTGGGAAAGGTGCTGTTGTGGGAGCGGGGGCTGTTGTGAGTAAAAGTATTGCTCCCGGCGAAATAGTAGTTGGTAATCCGGCAAAATCCATTCAAAAAAAAAGAACGGAAGATTTAAGGTATAATCCATGTGAATTCCTGGCAGGGAACAGAGCCTGGTTAATTGGATAA